Proteins encoded by one window of Fusarium graminearum PH-1 chromosome 1, whole genome shotgun sequence:
- a CDS encoding carbamoyl-phosphate synthase arginine-specific large chain has product MPLNLATTLAGRAPALLRHGRRVPRALPSRSFSSVSPFAASCRVSMAATRPANSKRLGTLKVMRGYSSVAQDAPNPRAYLDSGVIKPSQTVDVKKVLVIGSGGLAIGQAGEFDYSGAQALKALKEAGVASVLINPNIATIQTNHSLADEVYYLPVTPEYVSYVIEKEKPDGIFLSFGGQTALNLGVEMQRLGLFEKYGVKVLGTSVRTLELSEDRDLFARALEEINIPIAKSIAVGTVEEALEAAETVGYPIIVRAAYALGGLGSGFANNEEELRNMAARSLTLSPQILVEKSLKGWKELEYEVVRDANNNCITVCNMENFDPLGIHTGDSIVVAPSQTLSDEEYHMLRSAAIKIVRHLGVVGECNVQYALQPDGLDYRVIEVNARLSRSSALASKATGYPLAYTAAKIGLGHTLPELPNAVTKTTTANFEPSLDYIVTKIPRWDLSKFQHVKRDIGSAMKSVGEVMAIGRTFEESFQKAIRQVDPRFVGFQGDKFEDLDFELQNPTDRRWLAVGQAMLHENYSVDKVHELTKIDKWFLHKLQNIVDCTRELEQAGGLQSLKKDQVLKAKKMGFSDRQIANAVKSTEDEVRAYRLSFGIHPWVKKIDTLAAEFPANTNYLYTTYNGSTHDVTFEDNGTIVLGSGVYRIGSSVEFDWCAVSATRALREMGEKTIMINFNPETVSTDYDEADKLYFDELSYERVMDIYELEKSKGVVVSVGGQLAQNIALRLQETGGANVLGTDPRDIDKAEDRQKFSEILDSIGVDQPAWKELTSVKDAEKFAEEVGYPVLVRPSYVLSGAAMTVISSKADLKDKLEAASNVSPDHPVVISKFIEGAQEIDVDGVSANGELILHAVSEHVEQAGVHSGDATLVLPPANLDSTTMERVKEIAKKVAQAWKISGPFNMQIIKAENPEGGEPLLKVIECNLRASRSFPFVSKVLGTNFIDAATKALVGKNVPPTTDLMAVKRDYVATKVPQFSWTRLAGADPFLGVEMSSTGEIACFGKDLVEAYWTSLQSTMNFRMPEPGEGLLFGGNVSKPWLTQVVDYVAPLGYKLYAASPEVKEFIEAKSKSKVEVEVIEFPKEDKRALREVFKKYDIRGCFNLAESRGKTTLDVDYVMRRNAVDFGVPLFMEPQTAILFAQCMSEKLPRSEGIPAEVRRWSDFIGGKPL; this is encoded by the exons ATGCCTCTCAACCTGGCAACCACTCTCGCTGGTCGAGCTCCGGCCCTGCTCCGTCATGGGCGCAGGGTCCCGCGAGCTTTGCCCTCTCGCTCATTCTCCTCGGTGAGCCCTTTCGCTGCCTCATGCCGAGTCTCAATGGCTGCCACTCGACCTGCCAACTCGAAGCGCCTGGGCACCCTCAAGGTTATGCGCGGATACAGCTCCGTTGCTCAAGACGCTCCTAACCCCAGGGCCTACCTCGACAGTGGAGTTATCAAGCCTTCTCAGACcgtcgatgtcaagaaggtTCTTGTCATTGGAAGTGgtggtcttgccattggACAGGCTGGAGAGTTTGACTACTCAG GCGCTCAGGCcctcaaggctctcaaggaaGCCGGCGTTGCTTCTGTgctcatcaaccccaacatCGCTACCATCCAGACCAACCACAGTTTGGCTGATGAGGTCTATTACCTCCCTGTCACCCCCGAGTATGTTTCTTACgtcatcgagaaggagaagcctGATGGTATCTTCCTGTCCTTTGGTGGTCAAACTGctctcaaccttggtgttgagatgcaGCGACTCGGACTTTTCGAGAAGTACGGCGTCAAGGTCCTCGGTACCAGCGTTCGAACTCTGGAGCTGAGTGAAGATCGTGACCTCTTCGCTAGGGCTCTGGAAGAGATTAACATCCCCATCGCCAAGTCGATTGCTGTTGGCACTGTTGAGGAGGCCCTCGAGGCCGCCGAGACTGTCGGATACCCCATCATTGTCCGAGCTGCTTATGCTCTCGGCGGTCTTGGTTCCGGTTTCGCcaacaacgaggaggagctccGCAACATGGCCGCTCGATCTCTCACCCTCTCTCCTCAgatccttgtcgagaagtCGCTCAAGGGCTGGAAGGAACTTGAGTACGAGGTCGTTCGtgacgccaacaacaactgtATCACCGTGTGCAACATGGAGAACTTTGACCCTCTTGGTATTCACACCGGTGACTCCATCGTTGTTGCCCCCAGTCAGACCCTGAGTGACGAGGAGTACCACATGCTCCGAAGTGCTGCCATCAAGATTGTCCGAcatcttggtgttgttggcgaGTGTAACGTCCAGTACGCTCTCCAGCCCGATGGTCTTGACTACCGTGTCATTGAGGTCAACGCTCGTCTTTCTCGATCCTCTGCTCTGGCCTCCAAGGCTACTGGATATCCTCTTGCTTACACTGCTGCTAAGATCGGTCTCGGTCACACCCTGCCCGAGCTTCCCAACGCTGTTACCAAGACCACTACCGCCAACTTCGAGCCTTCTCTTGACTACATCGTCACCAAGATTCCTCGATGGGATCTTTCCAAGTTCCAGCACGTCAAGCGCGACATTGGCAGTGCCATGAAGTCGGTTGGTGAAGTTATGGCTATCGGCCGAACCTTTGAGGAGTCTTTCCAGAAGGCTATCCGTCAGGTCGACCCTCGATTCGTTGGATTCCAGGGCGACAAgtttgaggatcttgactTTGAGCTCCAGAACCCTACCGACCGTCGATGGCTCGCTGTCGGCCAAGCCATGCTCCACGAGAACTACTCCGTTGACAAGGTCCATGAGCTgaccaagatcgacaagtGGTTCCTTCACAAGCTGCAGAACATTGTTGACTGCACTCGCGAGCTTGAGCAGGCTGGTGGCCTCCAGAGCCTGAAGAAAGATCAGgttctcaaggccaagaagatgggtTTCTCCGACCGACAGATTGCCAACGCCGTCAAGAGTACCGAAGACGAGGTTCGTGCCTACCGTCTCAGCTTTGGAATCCACCCCTGGGTTAAGAAGATTGACACCCTTGCCGCCGAATTCCctgccaacaccaactaCCTCTACACCACCTACAATGGCTCTACTCACGATGTCACCTTCGAGGACAATGGTACTATTGTCCTTGGCAGTGGTGTTTACCGAATCGGTAGCTCCGTTGAGTTCGATTGGTGTGCTGTCAGTGCTACCAGGGCTCTTCGAGAGATGGGAGAGAAGACAATTATGATCAATTTTAATCCGGAGACGGTGAGCACAGATTACGATGAAGCAGACAAGCTCTATTTCGATGAGTTAAGCTATGAGCGTGTTATGGACATCTACGAACTCGAGAAGTCCAAGGGTGTTGTTGTGTCTGTGGGTGGCCAGCTTGCCCAAAACATAGCTCTCAGACTACAGGAGACTGGAGGTGCCAATGTTCTCGGAACGGATCCTAGGGATATTGACAAGGCTGAGGACCGTCAAAAGTTCTCCGAGATTCTCGATAGTATCGGTGTCGACCAGCCTGCTTGGAAGGAGCTTACTTCGGTaaaggatgctgagaaaTTTGCCGAGGAGGTTGGCTACCCCGTCTTGGTTCGCCCATCTTACGTTCTATCTGGTGCTGCCATGACTGTCATCTCAAGCAAGGCAGAtctcaaggacaagctcgagGCTGCCAGCAACGTCTCTCCTGACCACCCCGTGGTTATCTCCAAGTTTATTGAAGGAGCTCAGGAAATCGACGTTGACGGTGTCTCTGCCAACGGAGAGCTTATCCTGCACGCTGTTTCCGAGCACGTCGAGCAGGCTGGTGTCCACTCTGGTGATGCCACCCTCGTCCTTCCTCCCGCCAACCTCGACAGCACTACCATGGAGCGTGTCAAGGAAATCGCTAAGAAGGTCGCCCAGGCCTGGAAGATCAGCGGTCCCTTCAACATgcagatcatcaaggccgagaacCCTGAGGGTGGTGAGCCTCTCCTCAAGGTTATCGAGTGCAATCTTcgtgcttctcgatcttTCCCCTTTGTCAGCAAGGTCCTCGGAACCAActtcatcgatgctgctACCAAGGCCCTTGTTGGTAAGAACGTCCCCCCTACCACTGATCTCATGGCCGTGAAGCGCGACTACGTTGCGACCAAGGTCCCCCAGTTCTCCTGGACCCGTCTTGCTGGCGCCGATCCTTTCTTGGGTGTTGAGATGTCTTCCACTGGTGAGATCGCTTGCTTCGGTAAAGACCTCGTTGAGGCCTACTGGACTTCTCTCCAGTCCACAATGAACTTCCGCATGCCCGAGCCTGGCGAGGGTCTTCTCTTTGGTGGTAACGTCTCTAAGCCCTGGTTGACACAGGTTGTCGACTACGTTGCCCCTCTCGGCTACAAGCTGTACGCTGCTAGCCCCGAGGTCAAGGAGTTCATCGAAGCtaagtccaagtccaaggtcgaggtcgaaGTTATTGAGTTCCCCAAGGAGGACAAGCGAGCTCTCCGAGAGGTCTTCAAGAAGTACGACATCCGCGGATGCTTCAACCTTGCTGAGTCACGAGGCAAGACCACACTGGACGTCGATTATGTTATGCGCCGAAATGCCGTCGACTTTGGCGTCCCTCTGTTTATGGAGCCTCAG ACCGCTATCCTCTTCGCTCAGTGCATGAGTGAGAAGCTCCCTCGCTCCGAGGGCATTCCCGCCGAGGTCCGCCGATGGTCCGATTTCATCGGTGGCAAGCCTCTGTAA